TATATCTAATAAAATCAGTTATAATGATTTAAGAGGAAAGAAAAAGGTTTTAAACAATATACTTATAAGATAAAAGAAAGTAGTTTAATCTTTAAAGGTTAAAAACTGCATCAAGGGAGGCAGATTAAGTGAATGCAAAGACATTAGTACAAGTAAAACCAAATAGAGGGTCTTTTTTTTATGGATGGACAATTGTCGCTATCGGGGCTTTAGGGCTCCTTTTTTCAGGACCAGGGCAAACATATTCTGTATCTATTTTTATCAATTCTTATGTTGAAAACTTTGGCTGGAGTAGATCGCTGGTTTCTAGCTATTATTCGATGGCGACATTACTGGCAGGCTTCATACTGCCTTTCGTTGGAAGGGCGGTTGATGCCGGCGGTCACAGAAGACTAATCGCTATTATATCCACACTGTTGGGAATGGCTTGTTTGTGGATGAGTTTTGTGACACAACCAATCATGTTATTTATAGGATTCTTTTTTCTGAGGCTTTTGGGTCAGGGGTCTATGACCTTGATTCCTTCAACCCTTATTCCTAAATGGTTTAGTCAGCATCGGGGCAAGGCTTTAAGTATCATGGCTGTAGGTAGTGTAGCTGGGTCTACCTTTTTACCGCCTGTTAACAATTGGTTAATTACCAATTATGGTGTTGGTTTTGCTTGGAGAGTATGGACGATTTTATTGATAGGCTTCATGGCTCCTATGGGCTGGACATTCGTTAGGAATTGCCCTGAAGATATTGGAGAAGTTGCCGATGGGCATATTCAATCTTCAGAAGAAGCCACCAGTCTTAAGTATGTAACAAGAACCTCGATTAATGAAGAATCATGGACATTGAAGGAAGCTATGAGGACTCGGGCTTTTTGGTTAATGCTATTTTGCATGGTGGTACCGTCCATGCTGAATACAGGAATCACCTTTCATATGGTATCGATTATGGAAATAAAAGGGTTTTCTTCT
This window of the Natronincola ferrireducens genome carries:
- a CDS encoding MFS transporter codes for the protein MNAKTLVQVKPNRGSFFYGWTIVAIGALGLLFSGPGQTYSVSIFINSYVENFGWSRSLVSSYYSMATLLAGFILPFVGRAVDAGGHRRLIAIISTLLGMACLWMSFVTQPIMLFIGFFFLRLLGQGSMTLIPSTLIPKWFSQHRGKALSIMAVGSVAGSTFLPPVNNWLITNYGVGFAWRVWTILLIGFMAPMGWTFVRNCPEDIGEVADGHIQSSEEATSLKYVTRTSINEESWTLKEAMRTRAFWLMLFCMVVPSMLNTGITFHMVSIMEIKGFSSTFAALILSITAMVQFPLTFLAGYVVDKIQVSYVKAINFSLLLGAMVMILYSNSSQFLIAYAVVHGVFVAFDSVSTGVLWPNYFGIKNLGKIRGFAMSAMVVGSALGPLPFGYAYDLFNGYGEIILLMMVFPVLASVAALISPAPKYRGENATID